The nucleotide sequence GGGGGTTGTTCGGGGTTCTGAACTTCGAAGCCTGAATGTGATTGAGGAAGGCGCAATCTATATTGAAGAGGGAAATATAAAAGCCGTTGGGCAATTAAGTGAGGTATTGAATCATGTGGAAGGCCATCCGGTAATTCTGGATGCCGAGGGAAAAGCGGCCGTTCCCGGGTTTGTGGATTCGCATTCACATTTGGTCTTTGGTGGTAATCGCGCCGATGAATTTGCCATGCGTTCGGCCGGAATGAGCTATGAAGAGATTGCTGAGAAAGGGGGCGGAATAGTTTCAACCGTTGAAGCTACCAGAAAAGCTTCCAAAGAAGAATTGAAAGACTTAGCCCGAATCCGGCTTCAAAAGACGCTGAAGCAAGGCATCACCACCATGGAAATTAAAAGCGGGTATGGGCTGGATTTGGAAACAGAACGTAAAATGCTGGCGGTGATAAACGAGCTGAAAGAAGAACAGCCGATTGAGCTTACCGCTACTTTTTTAGGAGCTCATGCCGTTCCCAAAAACTCCACCAAAGAAGAATACCTGCAACAGGTGCTGGAAATGATTCCTGAGATTGCAGACCTGGCGGAGTATTGCGACGTATTTTGTGAAGACGGATATTTCACCAAAGAAGAATCCCGAAAAGTACTCATGAAAGGAGTTGAACATGGGCTTCAGCCCAAACTTCACACCAACCAATTCAACGATATTGGCGGGGTGGAAATGGCGCTGGAGCTGGGAGCTGTTTCTGTAGATCATCTGGAAGTATTAAGTGACGAGGACATTCAGAAAATCGCACGTTCCGAAACCGTAGCCACGGTTCTGCCCGGGGTTTCCTACTTTCTGAATATCCCATACTCACCGGCGCGAAAATTATTGGATGCAGGGGCTTTGGTAGCATTGGCTACTGATTTCAATCCCGGTTCTTCAATGACCATCTCTATGCAGCTGCTTATGAGTATGGCTTGTACCAAAATGGGAATGTCGGTGGAAGAAGCGCTGAGTTGTGCGACCCAAAATGGAGCTAAAGCCCTTGAGAAAAATAAACTGGGGTGTATCACACCGGGATTTCAAGCGGACATTTTATTACTGGATTCTGATAATTACAGAGATTTGGCGTATTTCTTTGGTGAAAACCATGTACATACGGTCATTAAAAAAGGAGAGAAGGTATGGGAATTGAGAAGCTAAAAGATATTTTGAATCCTGTTTCAGAAGAGCTGAGACAGCTTCGGTCGCACGACAAGCATGATCACTGGTTGGTTCAGGAAATCAGGTTTGAAGAGCAGGGTTATTCCGATGCCACATATGTACTTATTGGCTGTCCGCAGCACGAAGGGGTTCGCAGAAATAGCGGCCGGGTTGGAGCGGCAGAGGCACCGGATAAAATCCGGGAGCAGTTGTATAAATTACAGGTTGAAGAGGATTTGTCTGTGCGGGTTTTTGATGCGGGTAACGTGATCGCTGATTTTTTTGATTTCACTGATGACACAGATTCTCACGAAATAAATCAAACACCTGATGCTTTAGAGGAAATTCATAATAGGTTGACAAAGGCAGTATCTAAGTTTTTGAGAGATGGGAAGAAGGTGATTGTACTGGGTGG is from Gracilimonas sp. and encodes:
- the hutI gene encoding imidazolonepropionase; amino-acid sequence: MSNLLIQNISQIASPKPGVVRGSELRSLNVIEEGAIYIEEGNIKAVGQLSEVLNHVEGHPVILDAEGKAAVPGFVDSHSHLVFGGNRADEFAMRSAGMSYEEIAEKGGGIVSTVEATRKASKEELKDLARIRLQKTLKQGITTMEIKSGYGLDLETERKMLAVINELKEEQPIELTATFLGAHAVPKNSTKEEYLQQVLEMIPEIADLAEYCDVFCEDGYFTKEESRKVLMKGVEHGLQPKLHTNQFNDIGGVEMALELGAVSVDHLEVLSDEDIQKIARSETVATVLPGVSYFLNIPYSPARKLLDAGALVALATDFNPGSSMTISMQLLMSMACTKMGMSVEEALSCATQNGAKALEKNKLGCITPGFQADILLLDSDNYRDLAYFFGENHVHTVIKKGEKVWELRS